The Hippopotamus amphibius kiboko isolate mHipAmp2 chromosome 16, mHipAmp2.hap2, whole genome shotgun sequence genomic interval GAGTCCGTGTGGTGGGAGGGTATGGTCATGCAGGCCAAAGTAGGGGGCACTTGGAAGGACCGGTCAGCAGCGAGTGGACAAAAGCAAGTGCCAGGAGAAGACAGTTGGGTTTGCCTGTAGGTGGCCAGGCACGTTCTTTGAGGGAGCAGCCGGGTCGAGGGGCGGTGCTGGCCTCAGGAGAAGATAAGTCAGGGGTCTGCTTCTGGCCCACCCTACCTTTCTCACTCTCACCCggagcccctcccccagtctcCCAACCCTGAGAAAATACCCCTCTGCCCTCCTTTCCGAATCCCACCTGCAGTCCCCTCTCCTCTACAGACACCGTGTGCATTTATTTGTCCGTGGGTTGTCCTGGCAGGGGGATGAGAGTGTGGGGGTGAGAGTTGTAGGGGCAACTGGGCTTTCTTGTGTGTCCCCAGCAGTGCCTTGTAGTGTGATTACTAGGTGAGGAAGGGCTGGGATAGCTTTGCTCAGTGAGCCCCAAATCGGGTCTCAGGCTGCTTCGCAGGCAGACCCCAGGTCATAGGTCATGACCGGCCAGGTGAGAAGACAGAGTGAAGGCACAAACGAGCCCTGTCTTAAGGACAGCTGCCCCACGACTCAGCAGACAGAGTAAAATTATGGTGTTTTATGAAATAAATCACAAATCTGGACTTTGCAAGCGAAATATGCCAGTAGTTTGTCAAACCTGGCCTTCAAGATAGGGTTCGTGGTATTTTGGGTGACCCAGTGCCCCAACCAGCCAGGACGCTGCGAGCCACAGCGCCAGCTGGGGAAGCTGAGACTTGCTGCCAGGGCCCTGGAAAAGGACTTTCAGTGGAGGCGAGACGTGGTCAGACTgtgattttaaagatgaaaaacagtATCATGGGGCCCAGAGCCCTGGGTGACCCCAGTACTGGGGAGAATCAAATGCAGGGGCCGTGGAGACTGGAGAGGGGCGCCTGGGTCCTGTGTAAAGGGCCTCTGGCCCGTTCTTGCCTCCCAAGAACACATGCCTACTGCGGCCACAGCTCCATTTTTCAAAAGAGGCCAGGTGTTACGTGAAGCTTCCTAATTTTTAAACGTTGATTCAAAGTTTTGGAAGCATGCTGGGCAGGCAAACAAAATGAACCgtgctgccccccccccaagcTGTCAACCCTGCCCTTGGGTACGTGTGGCACCTGGGGGTTCCTCTTGAGGAGCGATGTGAAGTGGGCTGGAGCCAGCCGCCTGGGTTCAGATCGGAGCCCGCCGCCTGGGTTCAGATCGGAGCCCTGCACTTGCTggcggtgtgaccttgggcggCTCGGCTCTCATGGCATCTGCCTCGGGAGGTGAATCGCCGGGGCACAGAAGGAGTGCTGTGAACACAGCCTTGTTCTTGCTGTTCTTGCTGCAGTGGAGAGGAGGCGGAGGGACAAGATCAACAACTGGATAGTCCAGCTTTCAAAAATCATTCCAGATTGTAATGCAGATAACAGCAAGACGGGAGCGGTGAGTGCCCTCCGGTCCCCAGTGCGGTGGCCAGTCCCCTGACCCCCTTGCGGAGCGTCTGCCTGACCGCGGGGGGCGGGAGTCGTCGGGGCTGAGCCGGTGGGCAGTGGGCGGCTGCTCGCTGATGCTCACGCCCACCCCCAGAGTAAAGGAGGCATCCTGTCGAAGGCCTGCGACTACATCCGGGAGCTGCGCCAGACCAACCAGCGCATGCAGGAGACCTTCAAGGAGGCCGAGCGGCTGCAGATGGACAACGAACTCCTGAGGCAGCAGGTGAGCAGCCGGgccgggagggcggggagggggtgcccaGGACCCCCAAGATGCAGAGAGCCAGCCCTGGCTGCTTGTCCCCCGTCGTGTCTGGCAGATCGAGGAGCTGAAGAACGAGAACGCCGTGCTCCGCgcccagctgcagcagcacaaccTGGAGATGGTGGGCGAGAGCGCCCGGCAGTGACGCCCACCTCACCGTGCGGTGGGGGCCGCCTCCGGGCCCCTGCcgtccccttccccagcccttaGCACAGAGAGGGACAgacgcccctcccccagctgcgtTTTTTTATAGtagatttttaacaaaaaacGGGGAGAAATAATGCATTTCTGTGGATAAGCGCCCACCACTCTCCTCAACTTGGAAACAATATCCTCCCTCCCccgtctgtctgtctcccttctcccagcccccACTCAGCCCCGGCACTTCTAGTGGTCTCGCCTGGAGGCAAGAGGGAGGAGGACAGAGCCCCTGCCATACCCCACTGCCTCCTTGGACTCTAGAGGTACTGAGACAGGGTGCTTACGGGAAGGAGGGGAGCCTTTGGGGGGCCAGCCCTGGGGCCTGGACCTAAGCAGGGAGGCCATGTCCCACCCCACCTCTTGTTTCTGGAACCCTGCTCCCCTttgggtgtgtgagtgtgttctaattttctttatggaaaaaatggacaaaaaaaatagagagagagagagaggtatttAACTGCAATAAACTGGCCCCATGTGGCCCCGCCTTGTCTGTCCGTGTGTCTGTCCATCtcaggtgtggggaggggatCCGGGGTCTGTGCAGggctcctgagggcagggcctcCCTCCTGTGTTTGTGGCTCTGTGCCAGTCCCTGCCATCCTGGACTGCCCGGTACCCAGTCTGTTGGTTGTGTGGATGGAGGAATTAAGGAATGCATGCGTCTTTGAGGCCCCaggtgttgtgtgtgtggtgtgggggcaggggggccgAGGTCAAGGACGTGTCCCATGTTTTTGGAAGAGAGGCTGGGGTCTTCCATGTCACCAGTTCCTGAAAACAGAACTGGCTCCTGGCCCTACCCTTCTGGGCTGACACCCTTCCCTCTGCACCAGCCAATGGTGGGGCCTGGCcttgagccccccacccccagggagggCAGATGGCCAGGAAGCCAGGCTTGGCCCGTCAGCCTGTCGCCTTGCACCGTGCCTCTGGCGCCTGTGCTGTGACCCCTGGCCCTGGTAGATGATGAAACCTGGCCTGAGCAGAGACGCAGTGATGCCCGGCAGTGCTGGGGGCTGCTGCTGTGTCTCGTGAGTACGCAGACCCTGTGCAACTCCAGCCGTTCCCAGAATCTAGGCCTGCTGGTCTGATCACCTGGCTGAACTCGCCACCCTGCGCCATTTCTGGATTCCCCCAGctgctttcttcctcccctctgaGGAGCCCTGTCTCCTGTCCTGGCCACTCCTCTGAGAGGGAGGGTGTGTGCAGCTGGGGGAGCCTAACGTGGAGTGAATAGAGAGGCAGATGGTAGGGAACAGCGTTCCTTCCCAGGGGCCCCCGTTTTTGTGCTTTCTGAGTGGGCCTCGGCGGCAGTTCAGGGCCAGGAAGAACTCATTCGTTGGCACCATCACCCCCAGGCTCCGGTCGTAGGGTGAACGCTGGATGGTCCTAGAGTGAGTCAGAGGGGGAAGATGGCCAAGGGCTCATCTGTGAAGTCAAAGTTTGCTGTTCCACGGGGCCGTGTGCACCCTGAGATGGTTCAGGTCGTGGGTAGCAATGAGGTTGCCAGAGTCGGGTAGCCTCGGCTCCCGTGTTGGGCAGGGAGCTAGCCCTCCGAAGAAAAGCCTGGTTTGTAGTATGTGCGGATGTCTGTGGTGTAACTGCTCCCGCGACTGTGGGTTTCAAGCTGCCGGCGCGATGCCCCTGAGTTTGCAGTTGGGATGGGATGTTCCCGAGCTGCTCACTGAGCCAGTATGAGCCCGGTCCAGCAGACCCACCGTACCCTCTCATGTTTTCTGGGAGGCAGGAAAGCCTGGTGATGCGGGCACAGGCCCCAGTCAGGCTGCCCGGGctggagtcctggctctgcctctggctGACCGAGTTTGGGCAGTGCCTTCAGTTCCTCTcctgaaaagcaaagaaagttaGTCTCAGGTGGGCATGGTGGGCTCCTGTCTCAGGAGCAGGATCTGGGAAGCCCGGCCCCTGGGGTCAGTGGCTGAGAAGGCAGCTAGGACCCTGAACACAGAGCAGAGCCCAGGATGGGGCAGGCAGGAGCTGCTCAGAGGATAGGTCGTATGGGCTGAGTTAACCCAAAAGTGAGTCAGTACCTCTGCTGGCTCACCAGGCGCAGTCATCAGATGTTAGCTGTTACTGTCACCGCTGTCTTTTTCGGCCAAAAGTTCACAGGAATATTTCCCAGATACCAGGCCACATCTTAAGGTTCTGGCACACTTGAAAAACCCCATacgtgggacttccttggcggtccagtggttaagactttgccttacAGTGCAGGGGATGCAAGTTTTAAGATCCCACCGTGCCCTACAGCCAAaagtcaaaacataaaacagaagcaatattgtaacaaattccgTAACTTAAAAAGAAAGACCCCACACGTGTGCTGGGGGCTGTTGTTGACACAGACTCCTGCACAAGGCTGTCACAGAGTTGCCTCTCAGAGGGGAACCCCTGAGGGGCCTGGCAAGTGACAGCCATATGGCCTGTGAATGAGGAGGTCAGGgaagggtggggaaggaaggcGCCTTATTCCTGCTCATCGACCCGTTCAACCGCTGGGGCAAAAGGTGGAATTTTTTCTGAAATCAACAGGGTGACATCATGTCGGGGAAAGTGTTTCCCAGGTGGCTGGCTAGAGGTGTGTGTCTGTGGTCGCGTCTGCCCCACCTCCTGGACACTCCTCTGCTGGCCGAGGGTGACACAACCCTGTTCCCTGTCCCTCTTCCCGCTTATCTCTCCCGCCTTTTCGGCGCCACCACCTTCTTGGAAATGAGTTGggccaaaggggagggggcttAGCATCCccgcctcctccaggaggccccaTAAAAGCAAGTGTAACTGGGCTCCCAGACACCAGAGCAAGTCCTAGACCTAACAGCAGGACAGCCGGACGGACAGCACGATGGCGCTGAACAGGCAGACCTGGGCCACCtgtctcctgctcctcctcctggccAGCCTGACCAGTGGTGCCGTTCTCCCACCCCAGGTGAGAGACGGGGCCTGGGCCCAGGAGGGTAGCCAGCATCGCCACGGAGAGCCAGGCCCCCCTGCGAGGGGACAGCTGAGGGCAGCGGGAGACCTCAGCATGGGGGCAGAGCTCAGGGCAAGGAGAGGGGGACAGGCAGCTGCTCGAGGTGCAGAGACAGAGTACGGAGTGGCAGGGACTGGGGCCCCGATCTAACTCCGCAGCTATTTATCGAGTGCCTACTCTGTGTTAAGTCCTATTCTAGACAGTGGTGACCGAGCCGTGAACAAGGTCAATGAGAGAAGGATATTCTCGTGGAGCTTacatcctggtcagggaattaatcGGTGAACTTAAAGCAAGTAAACACTTGTGTTTAGTAAATGCTATTCGTGAATGACATGAAAGATGGTAGGAGAGTGATGATGGGGGTTGGCTTCTGTAGATGGGCTCAAGGGCTGGCTCTTTTGTGAGAAAATGTTATTTGACCTATGACTGGAGGGATATGAGAAGGGGGCATTCAGCCAAGACCGAGATGGGGGCACCCGAGGACCAGAGGGCTTGGTAAGCCGAGGAGATGGTGCTTGGAGATGAGCCCGAGGGGTGGCCAGGCCAAGTCTTGTGGACAGCTATGCAGATGCTGATGTTCCTCTAAGTGCAGGGGAAGCCCTGCAGGCTTTTAAGACGGGGAAAGCCGAGATCTGACTAATAACGTGTGGGGAACGGGTTGTAAGGGGTGAGATACAGGCAGGGGCTGGCATCCAGGCCACGGAGAGAGCTATGGAGGAGTGAGCAGctgtggagagagaaggagacagaacTGGGATGTTTGTAGGCAGGAGAACGACCCGTGGGAAGGTGAGGAAAGGCCAGAAAGCAAGGCCACTCCTAGGATTCCAGCTGAGCCAGGGGACGCCAACCCCTGGGCAGGAGCTGCTTGGTGGGAGCAAGATCGAGAGCTCTGCCGGGGCCCTGGCGTCAATTCCCCTTTTGCCTTCACAGACCAGACAGCTAGCAGACCTCCAGACCCAGGACACAGCTGGAGCCGCAGCTGGCTTGATGGTGAGATCCCCTGGGATTCCCTTCCGCGCCTCCCCCGCCTTCCCGTGCCTGCCCCCCGCTCACTGCCCTTCCTTCccacagcctgtgctccagagacCAAGACGAGACACCCACTTCCCCATCTGCGTTTTCTGCTGCGGCTGCTGTCATAAAGCGAGGTGTGGGATGTGCTGCAGGACGTAGAGCAGCCCGCCGCTCCAGTCCCCACCCCCCTCTTATTTATTCCTGCTGCcctccaacgcttggtgaatggTCTTGGAATAAAATGGCTGTTTCTAGCTCTTATTTTCCAAACCAGAGTCTCTGTTGTCTTTTCTCGCTGCCAAAACCCTATGTCAGAGGCTTGTTACTGGCCCCTGTCTTGGGAGGGCCAGTGCTTGATGGGGTGTGCGGGGTTGGTGTGTCCCAGGGATTGCAAGGAAGCTTGGTGAGggacatttgttttctgttcttctcctttccccactTCAAAGGACCTCGAATTTATGTTGCAACAGCAGGGAAGTTTCCTCCATGAAATCTTAAAACAGGGGTAAACCCAAATGTCTAGTAGGAGTTCTCAGAGTAAGGTCTGGGGACTCCTCCAGGGCTCCACAAGGCGGAAGCTACTAAGAGGTTTCCCGTCTTTCTCACTCTCGTTCTCTGGTGAGCGGACGGCAGAGCTTTCCAGAGGccccatgatgggtgatgacgtCATCCCTCTGACGGCTGGTGGATTGTGTGCTTGTGTGTCTTGTGCTTTAAAATGTTCCCAGTTTCAGTTTCTAATAGATTAAGCATCTATAGATATAACTCAGTAGAACAAAAGGTTTTTGGAGCTCTCAAtaagttttcagagtataaaggggtcctgagaccaaaacgtttgagaaccactggccttcAGGGACCAGTAGGTGAAGTAAATGAGTGAGATGTGAGCGTTTGTTTCATAGGCACATGTTCACTTATATTCTCTCGATAAGGACACAGGAGACACATAAGACAATCCTCTTCACCTCCATAAGGGGTTgaattccctccctttctccttgaaAACTGTATCCTCTCAATTTATCTGGTTTCCCCACTTTTGATAGAAGAGATACAAGATGCATTTCACTATCATCTTAGCCCATGAGAACGTATCAGCGCTAGCATGATGATAAAAGGCCTCAGCCATTTGGCCTCAATGTTGTGTAAAGATAGGGAGTGGGGAGGCCTGGGGCCCCATCTAAAGAGGGCTGCCATGCGTGGCTGCTGTGCCCACAGGCAGACCAAACATGGCTAGAGCTTCTTTTCAAGAGAAGGCGGCAATCCTTATCTTTACgtgaaatttcctgatttttaaactaTTGGCAACTGATGAAagtaatctgatttttaaaaaatcaacacgCTGGGAGCCAAACTAAACCCAGCTGGGAGCCAGATCAGTCTTGAACACTACCAACTTCTGCCGCGGAAGCCACGAGAGGCTGGTCCTCTGGGAGAGGTTTTCCTGAACACAGAGACCGAAGGATGGACAGAGGAAGACTATTTGGGGAGCTTGGCCTCCTTTTAGCCACGGGGTCTCGCAGGATCCTCCTCCCGAAACCCcacctcctcatctgtaaaaggagagaAGCTGCAGAACTCAACTCATTGGGCTGTTAAAAGGCTCACAGAGGGAGGAGTGTGAAGTGGTTTTGGAAGCTGTCAAATGCCTCATCAATGGAAAAGACAGAGGGGGTGGAGGCCTCTCAGACCCTcctgataaatacccaggaggTGGGAAACCGGAAATTGCTAATTGCATTTAATGACATGAGTGGTCTTCTCTCAGTTTAGCCGGTCCTCCAGGTGGTCCTAGTGATGTGAGGCACAGGTACCCCAACGTTAGAGTGCACCCAAATCTCCTGGGGGGCCTGGTAAAATGcagattcagcaggtctggggtggggccttagaatgtgcatttctaacaagctcccagctGATACGGCTGCCTCTGgcctgaggaccacactttgaaggCTCCTGCTGTGAAGTGGCCAACTCTGGCTAAAGGCAGAGAGTGCCTCTGGGCTGGACCAAGCACCTGTTTCCACTCAAGAACTCATGGAGCAAGTGGGCCTGAGGGCTTGAATCTGCCCTGAGGTCAGTTTTGCTTGGTCTGCACGATGTTTTAGTTAAAAATTGGGCAAATACCTAAAGATCgagatatttcacataaaaatctgaaCTCCTGCTCTTATGGGTTGAACTATGTCCCTTTAAAATTTAcacattgggaattccctggcggtccagtggttagcactgggcactttcactgccaggatccaggttcaatccctggtcggggaactaagatcctgcaagctgcacagccaaaaacaaatgaaatgaaatgaaacaaataaaataaaataaaataaaatgttgaagtCTTAACACCCAGTGTGATTGTATGACCTTATTTCgcgatagggtctttacagagataatcacattaaaatgaggtcattacggtgggtcctaatccagtaGGATTGGTGTGCACATAAAAagtggaaatttggacacagagacctGCACATAGGAAAAATACCATGTAGACATggagacttctagcctccaacacggtgagacaataaattctgttttttaagccacccagtttgtgagaGTGTCACAatagccctagcaaactaacacaccTGCCTCACCTGGAAGAATCCGATGATCGGGCAGCACTGGTAGCTGGATCTGAGCGGCATCTCTCCTTTCTGCCATCACATGCTCTCCGGTCTCCCAGTCCTCACATGGGCTGGAGACCTGGGTGCGGACCTCATTGATAAAGCCCTCTGTGGGGTGCACTCACCTGTGCATCCCGCCCCCAGGGACAGACTTCAATTCACACCCAGAGAGAAGATggaccctccacccccccaaCTGCTCAGACACACGACCCCAAGGCGGCTGGTGTTGATGCTGAAGGCTGTGACATATGAGTCCCCTAGGATCTCTGTGTCCTCCCCCAAAGCCCAGGCACCAGGCCCCTCTTTTCTCCGGGACCCAGGCGTTCGAGCCCTACCCCACGCTCAATGGGCTTTTGTCCCTGTCTGGGAAAGGCACGGGCAGAGTCTGACATCATGAAGCCCGAGGTGGGGGTGAGACTTCCCATCCCCCTCCATCCAGCCTTCTCTGACTCCTCACTCCCCAGTCTGAGGGATTTCCCCGCCCCTCACCCCCTGTCCCCTGGGGGCCGGGTTCTCCCTTGGGAGAAaggaccctccctccctccctccccccccactgctCTGGCCTGAAGGAGGACAGAAGATGCCCCAGTGTGACTGAACAGCTCATGACCAAACCACTACTCCACTGCATCACACCACCACCAGCACGCTAAGGTCGCGGCCAATGGCAGGGGCCGGGGTGGCAGGAGGATCACCGTGAAATCTACACACAGAGGGTCCCCACCCAGCTCAGAGAGTTGGCAAAGCCTTGGCTGAGCACCctctgtgcaccaggcactgttctagggcACACACGGGTAaaccagacagacagacaggcaggcagacagtCAGGCAGGCGGAAACCTGAGCTCAGATGCTAGTGGGGAAGCAGCTCACTGTGGGTGCAGTTCGGCTTGCTGAGGGCCATGGAGGGACCGCGCCGCATTTACACAGAGGCACTTGGCTTGGTGAGAGGGGCTGGGCCGGCTTCCAGAGGAAGCAGCAGCCTAGCTGGGAGCCAAAAGTCTGCACAGGCTGCGCCAGCGGCAGAGTGTGGAGTGGGATGGGGCGGGGAGCTTTCCAGGAGGAAGGAACGCGCGCCAAGGCCTCCAGTCAGCGTATTTGAGGCACGCACTCATGTACCCACTCTGCGTTTACATATCTCAACTCTGCCAGGAGCCGGCCTCCAGCAGGGTAGACTGGGCATCAGTAGGCCAAGCCCTATCCTCCTGGAGGTCTCGTTCTCACAGGAGGAGACAGTCAACACATAAGGTCGTTTCTGATGGCAAGACGTGCCTGGAAGACAATAGACCCGGCTGTGGGCACCAAACACGACACCCTCTGGAGAGAGCGGAGGTGGTGGGAGCCAAGAGCGAGaggtcctgcctcctcctcctggccacactggcctctgTGGCCTCCCGGGCGGGCCCAGGCTTATCCCTAACGTTGCCACCAAGATGCCCTAGAAGCTGAGGACAACGCCTGCTGCCCCTCAGCCTGAGATGTCCAGAGATGTTAGAGCCCCCTCGCAGGGACCCAGAGCCAGGGTCCGCAGGGACGGAGAGGGGGACAAGTGAggcagccacccccagcccctccaggaaGGAGCTCGTAGAACCCAGGCATCGGGCTGCCCAGTTCGAGCAGTGGTGACAAGAGCCCtttgtgcccccctcccccgggggcagggaggagctggGCCCTGGAGGCAGGCGGCCCCTGGCacccggggggaggggaggggcgggcaaGTGGGGGCCTAGACCCTGGGAGGCCAGGGGACGGCGAGCGGGCCGGCGGAGCAGAAGGGACAGAAGCAAGAGCACCAAGTGAGTACTGCAGCCGAGGGGGCCGGGGGAcggggaggagagcagaggacCGGGGCTGAGAGCACAGGGTCGGGTTGCCCTGGCCGTGTGCCACGCGAGGCGGCCTGGGCTGTGGATGCTGGCGGTGAACGGCCGCTGATttagggtgggggagggtgctgCTTAGAATTGTTTGGGGCATGGGCTGGGACCACGACAGGAACAGTGACAGGGCTTTAGGGAGAAACCACAGAGAGAAGGAATGAAGTGCCCTTCTCAGCATCCTCTGATGGAGGTTCTGTCCTGGGGCGTCTGAGTGTGTGGCAGATCGGGTGGAAGGGGTCCAAGGCCAGGTGAAGAGTGGAAGGATGCCCAGGTGATCAGGCTTCTGCCTCCTGCCATCTGGGagtgggtggaggctgggggtTGTGAGTGAGCAAGTTCCAGCCCTCGGGCACACAACAGGAGTGTGTATGCACACGCGCGTGCACCTCTCTGAGCGAGTCTTCATCCACATCAGTGTCTCTCAACCTTTCTTTACACCCTACTAGGGAAACCTTTTAGACCTGTTTTTCCTAATCCCACTCTCCCCATGAAATCTTAATATTATGGGTAGACAGTATATGTTTATGCACCGTGGCCCTTTAGAAAGCCACAAATCACTTGGTAACTAAGACTTTGCTGGACCCCACCCCAAGAACCAATTTTCACCCCCGTTCAGAATGCATCGTCTACACGCTTGTTTCACAGGTCTGCCCAGGCCCTGTGGCCCTCACCTGTGTCTGCCTCCTGTACCTGCCTGTCACAGGGGCAAGGGTGGCATCTGCCTCGTGTCCATCAGCATGTGTCTGGGTGGGTCTGTCCGCAGCCACACCTCAGTGCGTGTGCCGGTCCGAGTTCCTTTGTGAGCACGGCACGCAGGCAGGTCCGTGTGTGTGCTCGGCCGCCATGCC includes:
- the LOC130838824 gene encoding upstream stimulatory factor 2 isoform X3; the protein is MDMLDPGLDPAASATAAAAASHDKGPEAEEGVELQEGGDGPGAEEQTAVAIASVQQAAFGDHNIQYQFRTENNGGQVTYRVVQVTDGQLDGQGDTAGAVSVVSTAAFAGGQQAVTQAVIQNPFSNGGSPAAEAVSGEARFAYFPASSVGDTTAVSVQTTDQSLQAGGQFYVMMTPQDVLQTGTQRTIAPRTHPYSPKIDGTRTPRDERRRAQHNEVERRRRDKINNWIVQLSKIIPDCNADNSKTGASKGGILSKACDYIRELRQTNQRMQETFKEAERLQMDNELLRQQPPLSPGTSSGLAWRQEGGGQSPCHTPLPPWTLEQDSRTDSTMALNRQTWATCLLLLLLASLTSGAVLPPQTRQLADLQTQDTAGAAAGLMVRSPGIPFRASPAFPCLPPAHCPSFPQPVLQRPRRDTHFPICVFCCGCCHKARCGMCCRT
- the LOC130838824 gene encoding upstream stimulatory factor 2 isoform X6 → MDMLDPGLDPAASATAAAAASHDKGPEAEEGVELQEGGDGPGAEEQTAVAIASVQQAAFGDHNIQYQFRTENNGGQAVIQNPFSNGGSPAAEAVSGEARFAYFPASSVGDTTAVSVQTTDQSLQAGGQFYVMMTPQDVLQTGTQRTIAPRTHPYSPKIDGTRTPRDERRRAQHNEVERRRRDKINNWIVQLSKIIPDCNADNSKTGASKGGILSKACDYIRELRQTNQRMQETFKEAERLQMDNELLRQQPPLSPGTSSGLAWRQEGGGQSPCHTPLPPWTLEQDSRTDSTMALNRQTWATCLLLLLLASLTSGAVLPPQTRQLADLQTQDTAGAAAGLMVRSPGIPFRASPAFPCLPPAHCPSFPQPVLQRPRRDTHFPICVFCCGCCHKARCGMCCRT